A portion of the Lolium rigidum isolate FL_2022 chromosome 1, APGP_CSIRO_Lrig_0.1, whole genome shotgun sequence genome contains these proteins:
- the LOC124668488 gene encoding oligopeptide transporter 7-like — protein sequence MWVLGTASCFVLSFLNQFFWYRKEPLTITAISAQIAVVPLGHLMAAALPERAFFRGRPYEFTLNPGPFNVKEHVLITIFANAGAGTVYAIHVVTAVRVFYGKELTFFVSLLVVLTTQVLGFGWAGILRRYLVEPATMWWPSNLVQVSLFRALHEKEERRKGGFTRNQFFMVAFTCSFIYYIFPGYLFQMLTSLSWICWVFPYSVFAQQLGSGLHGLGIGAIGLDWASISSYLGSPLASPWFATANVASGFFIVMYIITPIAYWFNFYKAQTFPIFSSGLFTSTGQKYNISAIVDSHFHFDIEAYEKNGPLYLSTVFAVTYGVGFAALTATIVHVLLFHGSEILKLSKSAFQEKRVDIHTKLMRRYKQVPEWWFICILIANIVITVFACEYYIEKLQLPWWGVLLACAIAFFFTLPIGIITATTNQTPGLNIITEYIIGYLYPGRPVANMCFKVYGFISMKQALEFLQDFKLGHYMKIPPRIMFMAQVVGTLIAAFVYLGTAWWLMDTIPNICNIELLSADSPWTCPADHVFYDASVIWGLIGPRRIFGDLGTYSAVNWFFLGGAIAPLLVWLAHKAFPGQKWILLINMPVMIAATNQMPPATAVNYSAWILVGFLSGYVVYKYRRDWWERHNYLLSAALDAGLAFMAVLIYLCLGLENISLKWWGNDLDGCPLASCPTAKGIVVEGCPVYH from the exons ATGTGGGTCCTCGGCACGGCGTCCTGCTTCGTGCTCTCCTTcctcaaccagttcttctggtACCGCAAGGAGCCGCTcaccatcaccgccatctccgccCAGATCGCGGTCGTGCCGCTCGGCCACCTCATGGCGGCAGCGCTTCCCGAGCGCGCCTTCTTCCGCGGCAGGCCGTACGAGTTCACCCTCAACCCGGGGCCATTCAACGTGAAGGAGCACGTGCTGATCACCATCTTCGCCAACGCTGGCGCCGGCACCGTCTACGCCATACACGTCGTCACCGCCGTCCGCGTGTTCTATGGCAAGGAACTCACGTTCTTCGTCTCCCTCCTTGTCGTCCTCACCACCCAGGTGCTCGGCTTTGGCTGGGCAGGCATACTCCGGCGGTATCTTGTAGAGCCGGCCACCATGTGGTGGCCGTCCAACCTCGTCCAGGTCTCCCTCTTCAG GGCACTTCATGAGAAGGAAGAGCGCAGAAAAGGCGGGTTCACGCGCAACCAGTTCTTCATGGTGGCCTTCACCTGTAGCTTCATATACTATATCTTCCCAGGTTACCTGTTCCAGATGCTCACCTCCCTCTCGTGGATCTGCTGGGTCTTCCCCTACTCTGTGTTTGCCCAGCAGCTCGGCTCAGGGCTCCATGGCCTTGGCATTGGCGCAATTGGTCTTGACTGGGCTTCTATCTCCAGCTATCTTGGGAGCCCTCTTGCCAGCCCGTGGTTTGCCACTGCAAACGTCGCTTCAGGCTTCTTCATCGTCATGTACATAATCACACCTATTGCCTACTGGTTTAATTTCTATAAGGCACAGACCTTCCCCATCTTTTCTTCTGGTCTCTTCACATCAACTGGGCAGAAGTACAACATCTCAGCCATTGTCGACTCCCATTTTCATTTTGACATAGAGGCCTATGAGAAAAATGGTCCACTATACCTTAGCACTGTCTTCGCTGTCACGTATGGTGTCGGTTTCGCAGCCCTGACGGCAACAATCGTTCATGTTCTCCTCTTCCACGGAAG TGAAATTTTGAAGTTAAGCAAATCAGCTTTTCAAGAGAAACGGGTGGATATACACACAAAACTTATGAGGAGATATAAGCAGGTCCCTGAGTGGTGGTTCATCTGCATCCTTATTGCTAACATTGTCATCACCGTCTTTGCTTGTGAATACTACATTGAGAAACTCCAGTTGCCCTGGTGGGGTGTATTGCTGGCATGTGCCATTGCCTTTTTCTTTACCCTCCCAATTGGAATTATCACAGCAACGACAAACCAG ACTCCTGGACTGAACATCATTACTGAGTACATCATCGGGTACTTGTACCCTGGACGGCCTGTTGCGAATATGTGCTTCAAGGTATATGGCTTTATCAGCATGAAACAGGCTCTGGAGTTTCTGCAAGATTTTAAGTTGGGGCACTACATGAAGATTCCGCCAAGGATCATGTTTATGGCTCAG GTGGTTGGAACTTTGATTGCGGCATTTGTGTACCTTGGAACAGCATGGTGGCTGATGGACACAATCCCCAACATCTGCAACATTGAGCTCCTCTCAGCGGACAGCCCCTGGACCTGTCCTGCTGATCATGTCTTCTATGATGCATCGGTCATATGGGGTCTCATTGGCCCGCGCAGAATATTCGGGGACTTAGGAACTTACTCAGCCGTGAACTGGTTCTTCTTAGGGGGAGCTATTGCCCCACTCCTTGTCTGGCTTGCGCACAAGGCGTTCCCAGGCCAGAAGTGGATCCTACTCATCAACATGCCCGTGATGATCGCTGCCACCAACCAGATGCCACCCGCCACTGCGGTTAACTACAGCGCATGGATACTTGTTGGGTTTTTGTCAGGTTATGTGGTCTATAAATACCGACGTGACTGGTGGGAGCGACACAATTATCTGCTTTCAGCTGCACTAGATGCTGGGTTGGCATTCATGGCCGTTTTAATTTACTTATGTCTAGGCTTGGAGAACATCAGCTTGAAATGGTGGGGCAATGACTTGGATGGATGTCCCCTGGCTTCTTGCCCCACTGCCAAGGGTATAGTTGTGGAGGGATGCCCGGTATACCACTGA